The genomic stretch TCCATGTTTAGTGTTAGAGATGGTGTTTTGCTTATAGATGAAATAGAAAATGGTATCCACTATTCAATTTTGGAAGATTATTGGTTATCTATTTCAAAGTTAGCGAATATATTCAACGTTCAAGTTTTTGCAACAACTCACAGTTATGAATGCTTAGCGGCAGCTCACAGAGCATTTTCAAAAAGTAAAGAATATGATTTTAAACTTTACAGATTGGAAAAAATAAAAGAAGATATAAAGGTAATAGACTACTCAAAAGATGAACTTGAGACATCATTAGAGATGGGATTTGAAATCAGATGAAAAAAGTATTTCCCACTGAAATTAATGAATCGACAATAATATTTGTTGAAGGAAAAGACGACGAACAATTTTTAAGAGGACTTTTGCAAAAAATAGAGATAGAAGATTATAAAATTATACAGTTAAATGGTAAAAATAATCTAAATAAAGTATTGCCAGCAGCAGTAAAAGTAAGTGGATTTGATAAAGTAAAAAATATATTGATTATCCTTGATGCAGATGATTCACCTGATAACACTTTTAAAAGTGTTTTATCAGCTTTAAAAAAAGCTAATTTACCGTTGCCTAAAAGGCCAGGTGAGCCTACAAATAATGGACAGATTAAGGTGGGAATATTTTTATTCCCAGATTGTAAGAATCCTGGTACTATTGAAGATTTAATTATAAGATCTTTTGATAAAAATGTTTTGAACTGTATTAAAGAGTACATAAATTGTGCAGAAAAATTAGGTTTTAATCCCAAAAATGAAGCGAAATCATTTGTTTATTGTTACATAGCAGTGCAACACGAGCCTTCCGGAAATTTTGATGTATCGATTAAGAGGAAACATATAGATCTTGAAGCATCGGTATTTGATAACATAAAAGAATTTTTAAAACGTATGGTTTGTAGATAAAAAAATGTAATGATAAAGTTGTGCTGAGTTAGGTGTATCTCTATAACTACACCACAATTTTATTATTTTTAGTGATAATACTTCATATTTCCAACTCTTCTTTTAATAATTTTATATAGCAGTCCCAATTTTATGTCATTATAGAATGTGGAAAAAGGATTTTAAATAAAGTTTCCCTTTTCTATTGTTTTAAGTAGTTCCCTCTCTTTTTGTCATTCTGAGGAGCAGAAAGGTAAAGAATCTTATCTGTGACTTATGTGACAACTGTCTACAAATTGTGACAGTTGTGACAAAAAAACAAATGACAATTCCTATAAGAATTAGCGAGGTTAGAGAGTGTTGGAGAGGTTGGAGAGAGTTGGAAAGGTTGGCAGTTTGGCGAGGTTAGTGTTTTTTTGTCATTCTGAGGAACGAAGTGACGAAGAATCTTGAATGATTTTTCGAATGTATAAGATCCTTCACATGCGTTCAGGATGACATCCCATTCGACGCTTTGTTCCTCAGGATGACGTACCTTTCGCACTACGTGCTCAGGATGACATATCCTTTGCCTGCCTGCTCCTTTCGGATGACATTCACTTCGCCCGCCTGTTCCTCAGAATGGCATACCTTTCGCAAATGCTCAGAATGACAAAGTAGGAGTTTTAATTTTTATTTGTATTTTTGAGTTATTTTATGGTATAATATTACTAACTTACGAGTTACTTACTTATGAGTTAGTAACTTATAAGTATATAAATGAGGTGGTAATATGTTCGTGGGTAGGGAAAAAGAATTGAAAACTTTGAATGAGTTATACAAAGAGGATAAATTTCAATTTGTTGTTGTATATGGTCGAAGACGAGTTGGAAAAACTACTTTACTTTTAGAGTTTTGCAAAGAAAAACCTTGTATTTTTTATGTAGCAGATGAATCTGTAGACAGTATATCTTTAGAGAAGTTTTCAAAAGAAGTTTTTTCATATTTCCATTTAAGTGGTTTGAGTAGTTTTAAGACATGGGAAGAGGCATTTAATTTTTTAGGTGAAAGGTCAAAGGAAAAAAGGTTGGTTATAGTAATAGATGAGTTTCAATATCTTGTAAATTCCAACAAAAGTATACCATCGATTTTACAAAAATTGATAGATCATCATTTAAAAAATACTAAATTATTTTTGATTATCTGTGGTTCGTATGTTAGTTTTATGGAAAAAGAGGTTTTAGGATATGAAAGTCCATTGTATGGTAGGAGAACCGCACAATTTGAAATTACTCCATTTGATTTTTTTGATAGTAAAAAGTTCTTTCCAAAGTATGATTTGGAAAGTCAAGTTAGTGTGTATGGGATTTTAGGTGGAACACCTCAATATCTAATAACTTTTGATGAAAATTTGTATGTTTTTGAAAATGTAAAACAAAAAATTTTAAATAAATCATCTTATCTATACGAAGAACCAAGATTTTTGTTACGTGAAGAGTTAAGAGAGCCAATGTTGTACAATTCTATTTTAGAAGCAATTGCGACTGGAAGAACAAAATTAAATGAAATTGCTACAAAAATAAAAGTTAATAATGCCAAGGTTTCGAAATATATAGATACGCTAATTAATTTGAAAATAGTTGAAAAAATCAAACCAGAACCAATAGGCAAAACTGGAAGAAGCAGCATTTTTAAAATTAAAGACAATTTTTTCAGATTTTGGTACAGATTTGTCTTTGAAAATAGGGAATTAATTGAACAAGAATTGTTGGATACTGTGTTAGAGAAAAAGATTAAACCGTTTATAAATGATTATTTGGGGTTTGTATTTGAGGATATAGCCTTTGAATATCTAAAAAAGATGAATAAAAATGGAAAATTACCATTTGTTTTTGAAAGAATAGGAAAATGGTGGGGAAATAATCCTATAAAAAAACAAGAAGAGGAAATAGATATAGTTGCCTATGATAAAGAAAATATCCTTTTTGGAGAATGCAAATGGAAAAATGGTTTGGTTGATATGTCTATTGTAAAAAAAATGATAGACAAAAGCGTTTTGTTTGATTTTAAAA from Thermosipho atlanticus DSM 15807 encodes the following:
- a CDS encoding DUF3226 domain-containing protein — its product is MKKVFPTEINESTIIFVEGKDDEQFLRGLLQKIEIEDYKIIQLNGKNNLNKVLPAAVKVSGFDKVKNILIILDADDSPDNTFKSVLSALKKANLPLPKRPGEPTNNGQIKVGIFLFPDCKNPGTIEDLIIRSFDKNVLNCIKEYINCAEKLGFNPKNEAKSFVYCYIAVQHEPSGNFDVSIKRKHIDLEASVFDNIKEFLKRMVCR
- a CDS encoding ATP-binding protein; this encodes MFVGREKELKTLNELYKEDKFQFVVVYGRRRVGKTTLLLEFCKEKPCIFYVADESVDSISLEKFSKEVFSYFHLSGLSSFKTWEEAFNFLGERSKEKRLVIVIDEFQYLVNSNKSIPSILQKLIDHHLKNTKLFLIICGSYVSFMEKEVLGYESPLYGRRTAQFEITPFDFFDSKKFFPKYDLESQVSVYGILGGTPQYLITFDENLYVFENVKQKILNKSSYLYEEPRFLLREELREPMLYNSILEAIATGRTKLNEIATKIKVNNAKVSKYIDTLINLKIVEKIKPEPIGKTGRSSIFKIKDNFFRFWYRFVFENRELIEQELLDTVLEKKIKPFINDYLGFVFEDIAFEYLKKMNKNGKLPFVFERIGKWWGNNPIKKQEEEIDIVAYDKENILFGECKWKNGLVDMSIVKKMIDKSVLFDFKNKFYVFFSKNGFTDEVVNFSKVSGNILLFSLNDLINLS